Proteins encoded within one genomic window of Camelina sativa cultivar DH55 chromosome 19, Cs, whole genome shotgun sequence:
- the LOC104767597 gene encoding F-box/kelch-repeat protein At3g16740-like, with the protein MKHIGKAKAAAKNYHRKEFQVVMMIQYRVCLFSVNLLNPSIERIGKLVSLDDVADRVEISKTFHCDGLLLCITKDSSSLVVWNPCSGQTSWIKPMNSYHKLFDRYALGCERKDKFRSYKVLRFLDDYDSRVKGRFREFEIYDLNSDSWKVVDVNPDWDIEYHQRGVSLMGNTYWFAYEKLPTAVQGQVRVISDIPDFLLCFDFTTESFGPRLPLPFHAFYGDTVSLSSVREKHLAVLFQQCGSPTFTVKIWISSKIEPNAVSWNKLFLAVDMKPLTNVAFQFLEISGSFFVDEKKKVAVILDKDRGKHYPTSNVAYIIGKKGYFKPVNIGESIEAGCWPLVCSYVPSSVQIKQVAPP; encoded by the coding sequence ATGAAGCACATCGGTAAAGCCAAAGCAGCAGCAAAGAATTATCACAGGAAAGAGTTTCAGGTGGTCATGATGATCCAATATAGGGTTTGTTTATTCAGCGTCAATCTCCTCAACCCATCTATAGAGCGTATAGGTAAACTTGTTAGCCTAGACGATGTTGCAGATCGTGTAGAGATATCTAAAACCTTTCACTGCGACGGTTTACTGTTATGCATCACCAAAGACAGCTCTAGTCTTGTTGTTTGGAACCCTTGTTCGGGGCAAACCAGCTGGATCAAACCCATGAATTCTTACCACAAATTGTTCGACCGGTACGCTCTAGGATGCGAAAGGAAGGACAAGTTTCGTAGCTACAAAGTCTTGAGATTTCTTGATGATTACGACTCAAGAGTGAAGGGCCGATTTCGTGAGTTTGAAATCTATGATTTAAACTCTGATTCATGGAAGGTTGTTGATGTCAATCCCGACTGGGATATAGAGTATCATCAGCGTGGTGTGTCTCTCATGGGAAACACTTACTGGTTTGCTTACGAGAAGCTTCCAACTGCAGTACAAGGACAAGTGCGAGTGATATCAGATATCCCTGATTTCTtactatgttttgattttacaactgAGAGTTTTGGACCGCGTCTGCCTCTGCCTTTTCACGCCTTTTATGGAGATACTGTGAGTCTCTCTAGTGTTAGAGAAAAGCATCTTGCGGTGCTATTTCAACAATGTGGTTCACCTACATTTACCGTGAAGATATGGATTAGTAGCAAGATTGAGCCCAATGCGGTGTCGTGGAACAAGTTGTTCTTAGCGGTTGATATGAAACCACTCACCAATGTCGCTTTTCAGTTTCTGGAAATAAGTGGGAGTTTCTTCGTtgacgagaagaagaaggtcgCGGTGATTCTTGATAAAGACAGAGGTAAACATTACCCCACTAGCAACGTAGCTTACATCATTGGAAAGAAGGGATACTTCAAACCAGTGAATATTGGGGAGTCTATAGAGGCTGGTTGTTGGCCACTTGTGTGCTCTTATGTTCCTAGCTCAGTGCAAATCAAGCAAGTTGCACCACCCTAA
- the LOC104765634 gene encoding TPR repeat-containing thioredoxin TDX produces the protein MMDANQVAELRRFVEKLQSNPSILHDPSLVFFKEYLRSLGAQVPKIEKTERDYEDMAETKPSFSPKHDDDDDDDDDDDDVMESDVELDNSDVVEPDNDPPQPMGDPTAEVTDENRDDAQLEKSKALEAISDGKFEEATEHLTKAVMLNPTSAILYATRSSVFLKVKKPNAAIRDANEALQFNPDSAKGYKSRGMARAMLGQWEEAAADLHVASKLDYDEEIGTMLKKVEPNAKRIDEHRRKYQRLRKEKELQRAERERQQQQEAQEREAQAALKDGQVISIHSTSELEAKKKAAKKASRLLILYFTATWCGPCRYMSPLYSNLATQHPRVVFLKVDIDEANDVAASWNISSVPTFCFIRDGKEVDKVVGADKGSLEQKVAQHSTSK, from the exons atgatGGATGCGAATCAGGTAGCAGAGCTGAGAAGATTCGTCGAAAAGTTGCAATCGAATCCTTCGATTCTCCACGATCCTTCTCTGGTTTTCTTCAAGGAGTATCTCCGAAG TTTAGGAGCTCAAGTTCCCAAGATTGAGAAAACT GAAAGAGATTATGAAGATATGGCTGAGACTAAACCCAGTTTCTCTcctaaacatgatgatgatgatgatgatgatgatgatgatgatgatgttatggAGTCTGATGTTGAATTGGACAACTCTGATGTAGTTGAACCAGACAATGATCCTCCTCAGCCG ATGGGAGATCCTACAGCTGAAGTGACCGATGAGAATAGGGATGATGCTCAGTTAGAGAAGAGTAAAGCTCTGGAGGCTATCTCTGATG GGAAGTTTGAAGAAGCTACAGAACATCTCACAAAAGCCGTCATGCTAAACCCTACTTCAGCAATTCTCTACGCCACTAGAT CTAGTGTGTTTCTAAAAGTTAAGAAGCCAAATGCTGCAATTCGCGATGCCAACGAGGCTTTACAG TTCAACCCTGATTCAGCTAAGGGGTACAAGTCACGAGGTATGGCTAGGGCCATGTTAGGCCAATGGGAAGAGGCTGCAGCTGATCTACATGTAGCTTCAAAATTAGATTATGACGAGGAGATAGGGACGATGCTTAAGAAG GTTGAACCCAATGCGAAGAGAATCGACGAACACCGCAGGAAATATCAACGCCTGAGGAAAGAAAAGGAGCTTCAAAGAGCTGAACGCGAGAGACAACAACAGCAAGAAGCCCAG GAGCGAGAAGCTCAGGCTGCACTCAAAGACG GACAAGTGATTAGCATCCACTCAACAAGCGAACTAGAAGCAAAGAAAAAGGCCGCTAAGAAGGCATCGCGTCTGCTCATCCTTTACTTCACAGCCACATGGTGTGGACCGTGCCGTTATATGTCTCCTCTGTACTCAAACCTGGCAACACAGCACCCGAGAGTCGTTTTCTTGAAAGTTGACATAGACGAAGCCAACGACGTGGCTGCTTCTTGGAACATTAGCAGCGTTCCGACCTTTTGTTTCATCAGAGATGGCAAAGAGGTAGACAAAGTTGTCGGAGCTGATAAAGGTTCCCTTGAGCAGAAGGTAGCACAGCACTCTACTTCTAAGTAA
- the LOC104765633 gene encoding F-box/kelch-repeat protein At3g16740-like, whose product MLSNLPRDLAEDVLSRLPVTSLRGVRSTCKKWNRLSTNRSFIMKHIGKANAAAKNYHRKEFQVVMMIQYRVCLFSVNLLNPSIDCIGKLVSLDDVADRVEISKIFHCDGLLLCITRDSSSLVVWNPCSGQTSWIKPMNSYHKLDRYALGHEKKDKYSLRSYKVLRFLDDYVSRVKGLLREFEIYDLNSDSWKVVDVNPDWDIQYHQRGVSLMGNTYWFAHEKLPPAVQGQVRVISDIPDFLLCFDFTTESFGPRLSLPFHAFYGDTVTLSSVREEHLAVLFQQCGGYTVKIWISSKIEPNAVSWNKLFLAVDMKPLTGLGFQFLVIGGSFFVDEKKKVAVVLDKDRGCRGKSRPTRNIAYIIGKKGYFKQVDLGESIDAGCWPLVCSYVPSSVQIKQAAPP is encoded by the coding sequence ATGCTATCGAATCTTCCAAGGGATTTGGCGGAGGATGTGCTCTCTAGGCTTCCGGTGACATCTCTGAGAGGAGTGCGATCCACATGCAAAAAGTGGAACCGTTTATCCACAAATCGGAGCTTTATAATGAAGCACATCGGTAAAGCAAATGCAGCAGCAAAGAATTATCACAGGAAAGAGTTTCAGGTGGTCATGATGATCCAATATAGGGTTTGTTTATTCAGCGTCAATCTCCTCAACCCATCTATAGACTGTATTGGTAAACTTGTTAGCCTAGACGACGTTGCAGATCGTGTAGAGATATCTAAAATCTTTCACTGCGACGGTCTACTGTTATGCATCACCAGAGACAGCTCTAGTCTTGTTGTTTGGAACCCTTGTTCGGGGCAAACCAGCTGGATCAAACCCATGAATTCTTACCACAAATTGGACCGGTACGCTCTGGGACACGAGAAGAAGGACAAGTACTCGCTTCGTAGCTACAAAGTCTTGAGATTTCTTGACGATTACGTCTCTAGGGTGAAGGGCCTACTTCGTGAGTTTGAAATCTATGATTTAAACTCTGATTCATGGAAGGTTGTTGATGTCAATCCCGACTGGGATATACAGTATCATCAGCGTGGTGTGTCTCTCATGGGGAATACGTACTGGTTTGCTCACGAAAAGCTTCCACCTGCAGTACAGGGACAAGTACGAGTGATATCAGACATTCCTGATTTCTtactatgttttgattttacaactgAGAGTTTCGGACCGCGTCTGTCTCTGCCTTTTCACGCTTTTTATGGAGATACTGTGACTCTATCTAGTGTCAGAGAAGAGCATCTTGCGgtgttatttcaacaatgtggTGGGTATACCGTGAAGATATGGATTAGTAGCAAAATTGAACCCAATGCAGTGTCGTGGAACAAGTTGTTCTTAGCGGTTGATATGAAACCCCTCACCGGTTTGGGTTTTCAGTTTCTGGTTATAGGTGGGAGTTTCTTtgttgatgagaagaagaaggtcgCAGTGGTTCTTGATAAAGACAGAGGTTGCAGAGGTAAATCTCGCCCCACCCGCAACATAGCTTATATCATTGGAAAGAAGGGATACTTCAAACAAGTGGATCTTGGCGAGTCTATAGACGCTGGTTGTTGGCCACTTGTGTGCTCTTATGTCCCTAGCTCAGTGCAAATCAAGCAAGCTGCACCACCCTAA